The sequence GCTGAAAGAGACAAGGCCTGGAGCAGAGGTGAGGGAGAAGCcagatgcctgattgcccacagctgaactggAGGAGAaagtctggaggagaaggcagataCCAGCAGAGCCACCACTGTGCTccgccatgtgcctgatcacccacagctgcaacttggtgaggcATCATCTCttaatgataccttgatttggacacttccatggcctcagaactgtaagcttttcgtCTAATAAATCccaatataaaagccaacccattgctggtatatattgcattggcagcttttagcaaactaaaacagtcaccTAACAGTGAAAGACCCAATGTTATAAATAAAGAGTCTCTACAAATGAATAACATACCAGCCACCCAACAGAAAAATGTTTAGATAGAATAAGCCATACAAATAAATGGctcttaaacaaatgaaaagatattcaccTCACTTATGTGAAGAGAAATGCACATTGAACTCTGTGATGTTGACAACTCATTTTGCTACAAAAGCAAGACAATCAGAAATTACATAATTTCTATTGGAAGTACACAGCACCACGTGTGAAATACTCTtcacaaaaaaataagcaaaacaaaacataaaaccaGCATCTCATCAAGCCTCTAGTATCTAAATACAAGTTGATCAGGCATATAGGGCCAGAGGAAGATGTTAAAAGACACTAGAGGGAAGCAATCAGCAAAACCCAAATTATGGGACCCTCTACAGAACAAATAACTTGGCCTCTtcaacacaaaaacaacaaaaattccaaagaaaataagagaggcaGAGGAGGAACATGAATACTGAAAGAGACTCAAGAAGCACATCAAAAAGATAGTAACAAGTTGTGGGAAAAGGGAGCAGCTGTCTGGaaaagtctggcagttcctcaaatgaGTTACCAGaggacccagcaattctgctcctaggtatacacccaagagaaataaaaacatgtatctacacaaaaacttgtatgcaaatgttcataggattattcaaaatagccaaagagtagaagcaatccaaatgattaataaatcaataaaatgtggtctagccatacaatggaatgttttttgtttgtttttttaaagattttttatttctctccccttcgtgcccccccccccccagttgtctgctctctgtgtccattcactgtgtgttttcctgtgtcctggattcttgtcagcagaatcaggaaactgtgtctcttcttgttgcatcatcttgctgcatcagctctctgtgtgtgcggcgccactcctgggcaggctgcgcttttttcgcatggtgcagctctccttatggggcacactccttgcacatggggctcccctatgcaggggacactcctgcgtggcactgcactccttgcatgcatcagtgctgcacaagggccagctcatcacatgggtcaggaggcccggggtttgaaccttggacctccttgtggtaggcggatgccctatcgttgggccaaatccgcttccccataacgtcttaatgtaattaaatatctagtcaagggaaacggactttggcccagtggttagggcgtccgtctaccatatgggaggtccgcggttcaaacccggggcctccttgacccgtgtggagctggccatgcgcagtgctgatacgcgcaaggagtgccgcgccacgcagggtgtcccccgcgtaggggagccccacgcgcaaggagtgcacccgtgaggagagccgcccagcctgaaatgaaagggcagcctgcccaggaatggcgccgcccacacttcccgcgccgctgacgacaacagaagcggacaaagaaacaagacgcagcaaatagacaccaagaacagacaaccgggggagggggggaaattaaataaataaataaatcttttttttaaaaaaataaataaataaatatctagtCAAATGTTCTTATCTCTTACATTATCTCCTAAATAGTATTTACAGGGTTGTTTTAATCAGGATCCAACTAAGCTCCATACTTTGCAAATTGGctgatgtgtttatttttttaatgacagttctattgaggtataattcatgTGCCATAAAAttcacacattttaaatatacaactcaatggtttttagtatttgcaCAGAAGGGTACAAGCtttaccacaatcaattttagaatatttcatcactccaaaaagaaatcagtacccattagcagtcactccccctTTTTTCCCACCTCTCCCCACTACACAGTCTTATGGATTCTGGccatgtcatataaatggaatcatataatatgtggtcctttgtgaatggcttctttcacttaacgtaatgttttcaagattcattcagGTTGAAGCAtgttatcagtacttcatttctttttttttttttaagtgatttttaaaaagtttatttattccattctcccccttgttgtttgtgctcgctatctgctctctgtctatttgctatgggttctttctgtgtctgctgtcttttcttctcatctttttctttagGAACCGATCCCAGGATCAGTGTGGGAGAggggcactcagttgcttgagccacctcagctccctagtacttcatttctttttattgctgaataacattccattggggaagcagatttggaccAACGGATAGggcttctacctaccacatgggaggtccaaggttcaaaccccgggcctcctgacccatgtaatgagctggcccatgggcagcactgatgcatgcaaggagtgctgtgccacgcaggagtgtccccgacatagaggagccccatgcacaaggagtgtgccctgtaaggagagctgccccgtgcgaaaaaaatgcagcctgcccaggaatggcgccgcacacacaaagaactgacgcagcaagatgatgcaacaagaagagacacagattcctgattctgctgacaagaatccaggacacagaagaacacacagcaaatggacacagcgagcatatgggggggaggggggaataaacaaaaaataaatcttaaaaaaaaaaaaaaaaaaaaagagtatgaggAAGCTTTCCCACTAAAAGTGTGGGGAGTTCTGCCCTGTGCCAGGAAGTGTAAAAGGCCAGGGCTCAGAAAGCAGGTGAATGTTCAACCACTTCAGTGAAAACCGAGGGTGTTTTCACGTGTCTTTTGGGGTAAACTCCTGGGTTGAATGGACAAGGCCCTGGGGACCTTTCTTAATGGGCCCTGTGGAGGAACCAGGATTGGGTTGGACAAGTGAGGGTCAGACCCACCACCCTCTGTCCTCTTACACCTTGTTAATTATTCTCTCTGACTGTATAGACTAatccaaaataataaaagggaaGCAGCAGCTAGGCAGGACAGATCTTGGCGTCTATTCCAAGAGCCAGGGTGGGGGTGAGATGAGTGTAGGCCCCTCACACTCACCAGCAGATTGGTCTGGGAAGGGACAGAGAGGGGGCATTTTGGATGAGAGGATCATGCTCCATGTGAATGGACCAAGAGAACCTTGGACACCCCAGGCACTGGGCTCGAAGAGCTCCTGATAAGGTGTCCAGGGAGTGGAAAGCAGGCACAAAGGGCAATCACTTCTGCCCTGGAGGCCCAGACATGCCTGCACCCAGTGCACGGTGCACTGGGGTGAAGGAGACACAGTGGGTTCCTCCACTGGCTTTAGGAGACAAGTTCAGGAGCTTCTCAATGCTGTTCTGTGCCAGATTCCCAGATGTTGAATTAGGGCCGGTTATCTTGGTTGGGGCCGCTGGGGAGGGGGGCTCAGAGGGTCCCTCTGGTCAAAGGCAGGACACAGGGCCCCACAAAAGAGGAAAGATAttcttattactattattgttacTCACCAAGGCCCCCCTAACCCCGCCCCCCTCCTTAGAGCCCCGGGGACCTGTGCTGTATGGCCTCGGGCAGCCTGGACCCTCTCTGCGCTTAGGGGGCCCATCCAGGGCAGTCGGGGAGGGGGGAGTCCGGCCCTGTGCAAGGTGCCGTCACTATCGTTGCCCTCATCTTCCGATCTCCCTGGCGCCTTCCCTCCCTTGGCCTCAGGTTCCGCCTCTGCAGAATTTGGAAGATCCTACCCGActcccgccgcccaccgcgggaGCCTCACCCCAGGCCGGGACAAGAAGAAGCAGGAGCCCATAGGCCAAGGCGCTCAGCCGCTGCAGCCGCATGTTCCGCTCGCTCGAAGGTCCTCCTTTCTGTGGCTTTTCACCGAGAGGCTGCCCGGGGCCAGCTCAGCCGCGGATCTGTGCCTTGCCCAGGGGAGTTTGGACGAGGTCGGGAGGAGGCGGGGCGCGCGGGGTCGGGCCAGGGTCAGCCAGGCtagggcaggggctgggcgggGGCGAAGGTTGAGGCGGGAGCCAGGGGCAGGCGGATGCCGGCTCGGCCGCTTCTCTTCTGCCCTGGCAGCCCGGCCCCCTTGGGTCCTCTCCAatcagtaaaatgtggtatagtcaCACAACGGGATCTCCTCCGCCACACCAGGAACCCTTTCCTCAAACCTGGAGTCACTACGTTTATTGTCCTTGTAGGCCCCATCGGGGTGTTGGGGAGGAGGGTATGAGAAAAGAGGTAGCAATAAGCTGTGTGTGGAGAACCTAAGAGGGCTCCCGTGAGGAGGTGCACAATCAGAATACCTATATATGAAGAAATGAGAACGACCTTCGTTCCAGGCTAAGGAAATGGCTTGAGCAAAGGCAGAGGCGTGCGACTGTGCCCTTTATCCTTAACGCTCTTCCTTGCGGTTCCTTGCGGCTCTTCCTCACGGCTTCCCGGGTCCTCCGTTCACGGTCTTTTACCCCCTTAGTGCCCCTGGTCTGAGCGTCTCCGCCAGCCCCTCTCTGAACTCGGCCACGCTCTCCTTTCGAAGGTGGTCTTTACTCCCCCACCTCCCGCCGAGATCGGGTTCACGGTCATTTACTCATTTCACAAACTTTAATCGAGCGCCTGCTGAATCCGCGGGCTGGGGACCTGGCCGGGCACTCCAGGGCTCACTGTGCAGCGGCAGAGGCAGGCGCATCACCGGAAGAGCGCGAAACACCTCGAGCCGCGCGGAACAGAGGCAAACCTGGGGACCGGGCGCCCGGGTCTGAGAGTTAGGAAAGAATTCCGGGGCAGACGCGGCCTGCGGACACGCCAAGCTCAACCTCAGACTGGCCTTTAGTGGCCCCGAGAACTGGCCTTGGCCTCCGTGTTTCAGCCCCCCGGGGGCTCGCGCGGCCCAGCGCCGCCGGGGTCTGTTCTCCGCGCCTGGACTTGAGCTGTCTGCATCTTCCCCGCTTCGCGTGGCCAGAACGCCGCGGCCGCCGCCTCTCCCAAGCCCTGGGCAGGAACCCCGCCGCGCGGCTGTCCCTCGGGCGACTCCGTCATCACGCCACGCCCCCTTCCCGTTCACCGGAAGTGCGCGGTCGGAGCGGAAGTGCACACGGAAAGCGGCCCGCGGCGGTACGGCCATGGTGGGAGGCGGCGGCGTCGGGGGCGGCCTCCTGGAGAACGCCAACCCCCTCATCTATGAGCGCTCAGGGGAGCGGCCTGTGACTGCGGGCGAGGAGGACGAGCAGGTTCCAGACAGCATAGATGCGCGGGAGATCTTCGATATCCGctgtgcggggcggggggcgggttCGCAGGGGCGGTGGGGGGCGGGCTGGGAGACTGGTAGAGCTGATGTCCGAGGGCTGGAGGGGCAGCACCAGGGCGGGGCATTCTTGGCGGAGAGTTCTGAACGGACAAAGGCGCACGATACTTTTTCCTTCACTTGCCACATCTGATTCGCTCCATCAATGACCCAGAGCATCCACTGACGCTGGAGGAATTGAACGTAGTGGAGCAGGTCCGGGTTCAGGTGAGTCAGTCCCAGCATCCGAGGGGAGCGACTTGTTTCGGGAGAGTCAGAAAGACTCAGCTGTGTATGAGGGGCTGGTATTCGCGTTCTTTCAGCTCATGGACTACTAGTGGCATCTTTGGAAGGAGGGATGTTGTGCCCATTTTggggatgaggaaactgaggaccaTAGAGGTTAGACGACGTGACTGAAGCAAGAAATTAAGAAGAGGGACCCTGGGCTGGGAGGGCTGGGACCCCTGACATCTCTTATTCCCCCCTTCCCAGGTGAGTGACCCCGAGAGTACAGTGGCTGTGGCCTTCACTCCCACCATTCCGCACTGCAGCATGGCCACCCTTATTGGTCTGTCCATCAAAGTCAAGCTTCTTCGCTCCCTTCCCCAGCGTTTCAAGGTTAGTTGGAACTGAGCCCCATACAGGGCAAGCATGAGGATCTGCTCCTGAGGAGGGGGGCATCAGAGTGGGGGCTAGCAGGATCCTAATCAGCAGTGTTGAAACTGGGAGTTTGGTTTCCAAGTGAAGAGGACAAGAATGAAGGCCTGAGCTGGAAAGTGCAGAAAAGTAGTGAGGAGTGTGGCAGAAAGAGCAGCTGGGAGCTGTAGGTGGGTTTGGAGCAGGCCTTTAAATAAACAGTAGTTGACCAGTTGTTTGGGTAGAGAGAGATGTGCTGTGGGTGGGTTTAGGGTGTGGTGGAAGGGCCAAAGTCATGATTAGAAGAAGGATCAGCTAGAGGCGGTGATCTGGGTGGGGATTGGGGTGCAGGCAAGGAGGTGAGCAGGTTGGGGGGTGCTCAGGGCCCTGACTTTCTCCCTCCTAGATGGACGTGCACATTACTCGGGGACCCATGCCTCAGAACATGCAGGTGAATGAGGGCCTTGGCCTGGGTGCTAAGCTTTCTAAAGCTTCTTCCTTTCTATGGTTTGGGGAGCAAGATCCAAGGGAGCCTAGGTAGGTGAAATTGCCAGAGACTCCTCAGGGAAGCTGGCTTGACTGTGTTTACTGTGTCCTTtctcctcctgcctcctcccctggCCCTAGGAGCAGTACATA is a genomic window of Dasypus novemcinctus isolate mDasNov1 chromosome 18, mDasNov1.1.hap2, whole genome shotgun sequence containing:
- the CIAO2B gene encoding LOW QUALITY PROTEIN: cytosolic iron-sulfur assembly component 2B (The sequence of the model RefSeq protein was modified relative to this genomic sequence to represent the inferred CDS: inserted 1 base in 1 codon), whose amino-acid sequence is MVGGGGVGGGLLENANPLIYERSGERPVTAGEEDEQVPDSIDAREIFDLIRSINDPEHPLTLEELNVVEQVRVQVSDPESTVAVAFTPTIPHCSMATLIGLSIKVKLLRSLPQRFKMDVHITXGTHASEHAVNKQLADKERVAAALENTHLLEVVNQCLSARS